In Struthio camelus isolate bStrCam1 chromosome 4, bStrCam1.hap1, whole genome shotgun sequence, a genomic segment contains:
- the TMEM150C gene encoding transmembrane protein 150C isoform X1 has product MASGMDGKKCSVWMFLPLVFTLFTSAGLWIVYFIAVEDNKIIPLSVPERKPGSKRPPYISIAGDAPPASCVFSQVMNMAAFLALVLSVLRFIQLKPKVLNPWLNISGLVALCMASFGMTLLGNFQLSNDEEIHNVGTSLTFGFGTLACWIQSALTLKINLKNEGRKVGIPRVALSASITLCVVLYFILMVQGIHMHAARIQWGLVMCFLCYFGTFAVEFRHYRFEIVCSEYQENFLSFSESLSEASEYQTDQV; this is encoded by the exons cAGGTATGGACGGGAAGAAATGCAGCGTGTGGATGTTTTTACCTCTTGTGTTTACCCTGTTTACTTCAGCCGGATTATGGATAGT GTACTTTATAGCAGTGGAAGATAACAAAATTATCCCGCTAAGCGTGCCAGAGAG GAAACCTGGTTCCAAAAGACCACCTTATATAAG tattgcAGGTGATGCACCTCCTGCAAGCTGTGTCTTTAGCCAAGTCATGAACATGGCAGCATTTCTAG CACTTGTCCTTTCTGTCCTGCGCTTCATTCAGCTGAAGCCCAAGGTGCTAAACCCTTGGCTGAACATCAGCGGCCTGGTGGCATTATGCATGGCCTCCTTTGGGATGACCTTACTTGGCAACTTTCAG CTTTCCAACGACGAGGAGATCCATAACGTGGGCACATCGCTGACCTTTGGCTTTGGGACCTTGGCATGCTGGATCCAGTCTGCCCTCACCCTCAAGATCAACCTGAAGAATGAAGGACGGAAAGTCGGGATCCCACGAGTTGCCCTGTCGGCCAGCATCACCCTCTGCGTGGTGCTCT ATTTCATCCTAATGGTGCAGGGCATCCACATGCACGCTGCCAGGATCCAGTGGGGCCTGGTGATGTGCTTCCTCTGCTACTTCGGCACGTTTGCGGTGGAGTTCAGGCACTACAGATTCGAGATCGTTTGCTCTGAGTACCAGGAAAACTTCCTGAGCTTTTCCGAAAGCCTATCCGAAGCCTCCGAGTACCAGACGGATCAGGTGTAG
- the TMEM150C gene encoding transmembrane protein 150C isoform X2, producing the protein MACMDGKKCSVWMFLPLVFTLFTSAGLWIVYFIAVEDNKIIPLSVPERKPGSKRPPYISIAGDAPPASCVFSQVMNMAAFLALVLSVLRFIQLKPKVLNPWLNISGLVALCMASFGMTLLGNFQLSNDEEIHNVGTSLTFGFGTLACWIQSALTLKINLKNEGRKVGIPRVALSASITLCVVLYFILMVQGIHMHAARIQWGLVMCFLCYFGTFAVEFRHYRFEIVCSEYQENFLSFSESLSEASEYQTDQV; encoded by the exons GTATGGACGGGAAGAAATGCAGCGTGTGGATGTTTTTACCTCTTGTGTTTACCCTGTTTACTTCAGCCGGATTATGGATAGT GTACTTTATAGCAGTGGAAGATAACAAAATTATCCCGCTAAGCGTGCCAGAGAG GAAACCTGGTTCCAAAAGACCACCTTATATAAG tattgcAGGTGATGCACCTCCTGCAAGCTGTGTCTTTAGCCAAGTCATGAACATGGCAGCATTTCTAG CACTTGTCCTTTCTGTCCTGCGCTTCATTCAGCTGAAGCCCAAGGTGCTAAACCCTTGGCTGAACATCAGCGGCCTGGTGGCATTATGCATGGCCTCCTTTGGGATGACCTTACTTGGCAACTTTCAG CTTTCCAACGACGAGGAGATCCATAACGTGGGCACATCGCTGACCTTTGGCTTTGGGACCTTGGCATGCTGGATCCAGTCTGCCCTCACCCTCAAGATCAACCTGAAGAATGAAGGACGGAAAGTCGGGATCCCACGAGTTGCCCTGTCGGCCAGCATCACCCTCTGCGTGGTGCTCT ATTTCATCCTAATGGTGCAGGGCATCCACATGCACGCTGCCAGGATCCAGTGGGGCCTGGTGATGTGCTTCCTCTGCTACTTCGGCACGTTTGCGGTGGAGTTCAGGCACTACAGATTCGAGATCGTTTGCTCTGAGTACCAGGAAAACTTCCTGAGCTTTTCCGAAAGCCTATCCGAAGCCTCCGAGTACCAGACGGATCAGGTGTAG